A region of the Microbulbifer pacificus genome:
CGCGCTTGTTCATCTGCCGCAGACTGCGCAGGAAATTGTCCGTGTGCGGGCGCAGTGCGATACGGTCTTCGATCTCGCGGTAGATCGCCGGCACATCCAGCTTCAGCGCCTCAGACCAGTAGCGCAGGCAGTACCAGTCCAGAGTGCCGCGCAGCGCGTCGGTCTTCTGCATTACCAGCGTCTGCGCTTCCACCAGCGAAATGCCATTCACCTCCGCATAGCGCTGCGGCAGGTGCTCCAACCAGAAATGATTGTCGTAGTGCAGATCCAGCAGGGTGCCGTCCATATCCAGCAGCACCGTGTCGATCCGGCTCCAATCCAGCGTGACCATCTCGTCGCACAGCCCTCGTCAAACAGCTCCGGTAACGGAGCTGTACAAAAAAACAACGGTCATTATCCACTAAGCCTGGCGCGCCGCCAAATCCGCGCGTATCAGCCCCACCACCAGCAGCGCCTGCGCCGCGTAGTAGGTCAGCATGATCCAGGTGCCGGCGAGCGGTACCGGGTCCACAAAGCGGTTGATCGCAATCAGCGCATCGGAGGCCATAAATGTCAGTGCCCCGGCGAACAACAGTGATGAACCACTGCGGTGGGCGGCGGCGGATATCGCCATGGCGCTGATCGCCAGGATATACAGCCCCACTGGCAGCGCCAGCTCGCCCGCTCCCGGCAGTACCTGGTTACCCAGCAGCACAACCGCCACCAGCACCGCAAAAGCGCGCCCGGCCAGGCACAGGCTCAGCTTGCCACTGCGGGCAAAGGTCACGGTGTAGGTCAGCTGTGCCAGCAGGAAGGCGCCGAGGCCGAACAGGAAGTGGTTGGCAAAGGGGATCGCCAGCAGTACGTCGCCGAGGGCAGAGAGGCCCAAGGCCAGCAGGCACAGTGCGCGGGTGCCGCCAGTGAGCCGCTGCGCGGCGAGCCACACCAGGATGCCAATGGGTACTATCTTTAGTGCCGCCATCCACAGGGCCTTGGGCCCCGTGGCGTCCAGCAACATATACAGCGCCGCCACCAGCACAAACAGCAGGGTGGCCGGTTGCGGCAGCGCCGTCGGGCTTGCATCGGTGTGGCGGTCCGGATTCATCGCTAGGTCGTTCATGGAGTCTCCTGGTTTTTATCTTTGTAGTGGGGGGAGTATTCTTGCGCGAGTATTCGCGAAAGCGGGTGGCGGAGCAAATATGGCGCCCGTCCAATCAGTATCCATTCTCTTTATCGTCTTATCAGGGAGCGACAGATGAAAGCCAGCAATATCCTCGAAACCATTGGCAACACCCCGCATGTGCGTATCAACCACCTGTTCCGGGATGATATCGAAGTGTGGATGAAGGTGGAGCGCTTCAACCCCGGCAGCAGCATTAAGGACCGCATCGCACTCAGCATGATCGAGGATGCGGAAAAATCTGGTGTGTTGAGGCCAGACGGTGTGATCGTCGAGCCCACTTCCGGCAATACCGGGATTGGTCTGGCGATGGTGGCCGCGGTGAAAGGCTACAAGCTGATCCTGACCATGCCGGAGTCCATGTCCATTGAGCGGCGCAAGCTGATGAAAGCGCTGGGGGCGGAGCTGGTGCTCACTCCCAAGGAGAACGGCATGCCCGGTGCCATTGCCAAGGCGGAGGAAATCCTGTCGCAGAACGCCAACAGCTGGATGCCGCAGCAGTTCACCAACCCCGCCAATGTGACCGCGCACCGTACTACCACGGCGAGGGAAATCCTTGCGGACTTCCCCGAGGGGCTGGATTACCTGATTACCGGTGTCGGTACCGGCGGGCATATCACCGGCTGTGGTGAGGTGCTGAAAGATGCCATGCCGAACCTGAAGGTGTTTGCGGTGGAACCGGAGAAGTCCCAGGTGATCGCGGGCAAGGAAAAGGGTATGCACCGCCTGCAGGGGATCGGCGCGGGCTTTGTGCCGGAGGTACTGAACAAGGGCATCCTCGATGGCACCATCCCGGTCAGTGAGGAGGACAGCTTTGAGATGGCGCGCCAGTGTGCGTTGAAGGAAGGCATCTTCGTGGGTATCTCCTCCGGCGCCTCCCTCGCCGCGCTCAAGCAGAAACAACAGGAGCTGGCGCCGGGCAGCCGGGTGCTGGTATTCAGCTACGACACCGGTGAGCGCTATCTGTCCATTGAAGACCTGTTCAGCGCCTAGGGAATCACTGAAAACGACTGCGCGTGCGCCTGGCGGTGGCACGCGTATAATCTCCCGCTTTGTTGTTAAAGAATCAGAATCGGGGGAATCATGGAAAACGTCGTAAACAGGGAACTGCTGGATCAGGTCATCGCCATCTCGGTAAAAGCCGGTGAGGCGATCCTGGAGGTGTACAACGCCAGCGGTGATATCGCGGTGGACAGCAAGTCCGACGACTCCCCGGTAACTGCCGCCGACCTGGCCGCACACAAGATTCTCGCGCCCGCGCTGGAGCAGCTGCTGGACGGTGTGCCGGTGCTCTCCGAAGAAGGCAAATTGCCCGCATTTGATGTGCGCGGTCAGTGGAACCGCTACTGGATCATCGACCCGCTGGACGGCACCAAGGAATTCATCCGCCGCAATGGCGAGTTCACCGTCAATGTGGCGCTGATCGAAAACGGCGAGCCGGTGCTGGGGGTGGTGCACGTGCCGGTGCTGGACATCACCTACGCCGGCGGCAAATCCCTCGGCGCGATCAAGCAGGATGCGCAAGGTGAAAAGGCCATTCAGGTGCGCGCAATGCAGCCGCGTCTCGACGGCAAGCAGCCGATCGAGGTGGTGGCGAGCCGCAGCCATGGTGCCGGTGCGGTGGACGAACTGCTCGCGCGTATCGAGGGCAGCCTCGGTGAAACCGGGCTCAAGAACATGGGCAGCTCGTTGAAGCTGTGCCTGGTGGCGGAAGGTGCTGCGGATCTGTACCCGCGCCTGGCACCCACTTGCGAGTGGGATACTGCTGCCGCGCAGGCGGTGGTCGAGGCCGCCGGCGGCGTTGTGGTGGACGCGCAGTTTGCGCTGCTGCGCTACAACCAGAAAGACGCGCTGCTGAACCCCTTCTTCTATGTGATCGGCGATCGCGCCTACGACTGGAAATCCCTGCTGCTCGGCTGAGCGAGCGTGGGCTAAACCCGCGAAACTGGTCTAGGCTTTATCCTGTATCCCGGCAGTCACGTGGTTTTTGGCGACTGCCGGGGACGATCGATAGATGACCGGGAGGAACGCCATGACCAGTACCCGCGGTATCAGTAGCCATGTGAATATCAGTGAGGCGGATACCCACGCGCTGCGCTTCCGCCTGCAGACCGAAATCACCTGGCTGTCGCGCCAGATGCAAGACCTGCAGGGCGCAGATGAATCCCCTGACCTTTCGCTGATCCAGACCTACCGGGAAATGATCTTTTCCCGTCGCGCCCTGCTCGGGCGTATTCCCCGCTGAATTCTCCGCGGATTTTTTTGCGCGTTGCCCGCAGCCGCTGTCCGGGTGTCACCAGTGTTGTCGCCCCGGCGGCCGCGGGCGAAATATCCGTATATACAAACCCGTACCCGTGGAATTTGTGCCGTTAAATTACCGTGTATTGCGAATACTTTTTCCATATTCAGTCGCGTCGGATACCGGCGTCGTAAAAATATTTCCTTTGTTGAGAAATTTGTTCAAGTTTCGACAATTGGGTCTACGCTTGGTGGGAAATAAATTTAATGTAAAAGAGAAAGTCCCATGCGCTATCCGGTCGTGGTTCATAACATCGA
Encoded here:
- the cysK gene encoding cysteine synthase A, which translates into the protein MKASNILETIGNTPHVRINHLFRDDIEVWMKVERFNPGSSIKDRIALSMIEDAEKSGVLRPDGVIVEPTSGNTGIGLAMVAAVKGYKLILTMPESMSIERRKLMKALGAELVLTPKENGMPGAIAKAEEILSQNANSWMPQQFTNPANVTAHRTTTAREILADFPEGLDYLITGVGTGGHITGCGEVLKDAMPNLKVFAVEPEKSQVIAGKEKGMHRLQGIGAGFVPEVLNKGILDGTIPVSEEDSFEMARQCALKEGIFVGISSGASLAALKQKQQELAPGSRVLVFSYDTGERYLSIEDLFSA
- the yrfG gene encoding GMP/IMP nucleotidase, translating into MVTLDWSRIDTVLLDMDGTLLDLHYDNHFWLEHLPQRYAEVNGISLVEAQTLVMQKTDALRGTLDWYCLRYWSEALKLDVPAIYREIEDRIALRPHTDNFLRSLRQMNKRALLVTNAHPDGLMHKLEVTGIDQWLDEIISSHDLGHAKESVLFWHSLQERQPFDPERTLFVDDNLHVLGAAREYGIANLLCIRQPDSRSPSREISEFPAIHDFDEILGAR
- a CDS encoding lysoplasmalogenase: MNDLAMNPDRHTDASPTALPQPATLLFVLVAALYMLLDATGPKALWMAALKIVPIGILVWLAAQRLTGGTRALCLLALGLSALGDVLLAIPFANHFLFGLGAFLLAQLTYTVTFARSGKLSLCLAGRAFAVLVAVVLLGNQVLPGAGELALPVGLYILAISAMAISAAAHRSGSSLLFAGALTFMASDALIAINRFVDPVPLAGTWIMLTYYAAQALLVVGLIRADLAARQA
- the cysQ gene encoding 3'(2'),5'-bisphosphate nucleotidase CysQ, whose protein sequence is MENVVNRELLDQVIAISVKAGEAILEVYNASGDIAVDSKSDDSPVTAADLAAHKILAPALEQLLDGVPVLSEEGKLPAFDVRGQWNRYWIIDPLDGTKEFIRRNGEFTVNVALIENGEPVLGVVHVPVLDITYAGGKSLGAIKQDAQGEKAIQVRAMQPRLDGKQPIEVVASRSHGAGAVDELLARIEGSLGETGLKNMGSSLKLCLVAEGAADLYPRLAPTCEWDTAAAQAVVEAAGGVVVDAQFALLRYNQKDALLNPFFYVIGDRAYDWKSLLLG